A single genomic interval of Streptomyces sp. BA2 harbors:
- a CDS encoding LacI family DNA-binding transcriptional regulator, translating to MGGVTLSLPRSADRGDGGDRGDRGDRGVPRLADIAAQSGVSEATASRVLNGKPGVAAGTRRRVLAALDVLGYERPMRLKRHSAGLVGLVIPELSNPIFPAFAQVVEQVLSGHGYTPMLCTQMPDGASEDELVEHLEERRVSGIVFLSGLHADTTADPTRYLELHARGVPFVLINGYNEHIPVSFVSPDDRAAVRMAVRHLVDLGHERIGLAIGPTRYVPSLRKAEGFVAALDALLGLEQGEAEQLVQRTLFTVEGGHAAASVLLDQGCTAIVCGSDMMALGAVRAARERGLSVPGDVSVVGFDDSPLIAFTDPPLTTVRQPVQAMASAAVGALLEELHGNPVQHTEFVFQPELVVRGSTAQARH from the coding sequence GTGGGCGGTGTGACCCTTTCCCTGCCGCGGTCCGCCGACCGGGGAGACGGAGGGGACCGGGGAGACCGGGGAGACCGGGGCGTCCCGCGGCTCGCGGACATCGCGGCCCAGTCCGGCGTCAGCGAGGCCACCGCGAGCCGGGTGCTCAACGGCAAGCCGGGAGTGGCTGCCGGCACCCGGCGCCGGGTGCTCGCCGCTCTGGACGTCCTTGGCTACGAGCGGCCGATGCGGCTCAAGCGGCACAGCGCGGGTCTGGTCGGTCTGGTCATCCCCGAGCTCAGCAACCCGATCTTTCCCGCCTTCGCGCAGGTCGTCGAGCAGGTCCTTTCCGGGCACGGCTACACGCCGATGCTGTGCACCCAGATGCCGGACGGGGCGAGCGAGGACGAGCTGGTCGAGCACCTTGAGGAGCGGCGGGTCAGCGGCATCGTCTTCCTCTCCGGGCTGCACGCCGACACCACGGCCGACCCGACCCGGTACCTCGAACTGCACGCCCGCGGTGTGCCGTTCGTCCTGATCAACGGCTACAACGAACACATCCCGGTGTCCTTCGTCTCGCCCGACGACCGCGCGGCCGTGCGGATGGCGGTGCGTCACCTCGTCGACCTGGGCCACGAGCGGATCGGTCTGGCCATCGGCCCGACCCGCTACGTCCCCTCGCTGCGCAAGGCGGAGGGGTTCGTGGCGGCGCTGGACGCGCTGCTCGGCCTGGAACAGGGGGAGGCCGAACAGCTCGTGCAGCGCACGCTGTTCACCGTCGAGGGTGGACACGCGGCGGCCAGCGTCCTGCTCGACCAGGGGTGTACGGCGATCGTCTGCGGCAGCGACATGATGGCGCTCGGCGCCGTCCGCGCGGCACGTGAACGGGGCCTTTCGGTGCCCGGCGACGTCTCCGTGGTCGGCTTCGACGACTCGCCGCTGATCGCCTTCACGGACCCGCCGCTCACCACGGTGCGCCAGCCGGTGCAGGCGATGGCGAGCGCCGCGGTGGGCGCGCTGCTCGAAGAGCTGCACGGAAATCCCGTACAGCACACGGAGTTCGTCTTCCAGCCGGAGCTTGTGGTGCGCGGTTCGACGGCGCAGGCGCGGCACTGA